A stretch of the Acidobacteriota bacterium genome encodes the following:
- a CDS encoding GAF domain-containing sensor histidine kinase, producing MNAEKPEIEDSGDLPAREEAHGAGATWNPRRSLGARLVLYLLPVAVLPALVYWIVVDRQRGRNEQELLDTLLADAHRQEAHVLHDEADAAARAIGDFARKLETMVRRAGVETARALEAGPDPDRPAEELLDEPGGPLRSARPGVSIAMVSRKAGLTAQTRRDLAATRRLEAPFVGLGLGPVDVSAIAVRTASGVLRAVPGRPLRVSGANVVEPDFTFPSEDTRALAAAPAPEGPAPVAWSAVYDDLFGQSGKIVTAATLVRGGDGRPLAEVGVDWVFTRLFESPPDPTRPDDAEILFSEDGALLLAAPPGRVADADLRALGDTVRKSGAADREAEIAGRRFLVAVRRLSEPRWIYVKVSPRSALERGVRAQLDPIFAAGRRHRAELRLLYLAVILALAAGLVAVTSGALAPVRRVARAADALAAGRPMGDAPGLGRADEVGRLARALRNLERRMRWRMASMDGVHRLAQTAALMTRPDETLAQLARQIAQLVGATKAWLVLWDPDTRTLVGAPPGYGIPEDALRGVRAGLDDPTLAVIVFRTGETVSGNDLSDPRLSRAFVARLDVRQNYVLAPLKAESGILGVLGVADKPGGFDAEDQAAIEGYADQAALLLRNARLYEELQKSYERLRDAQRNRDYFLQNVNHELRTPLTAILGWSEVLAEDRPDKETVKIAVDQINRSAQFLLALISDLLDLSRYEEGRTRLEPEVVDLGPLVAGAVEPVSVMAEAKGIAMSVETPAEPTPVRLDPMRMRQVLWNLVHNAVKFTPKGGRIRVEASAGDAGVAFSVVDNGVGVDAKDLPYIFERFRQVDGSATRAYRGMGIGLALAKAYVELHGGTITVESQPGKGTAFHVQIPRAASTGNTGPQLPPAV from the coding sequence GTGAACGCGGAGAAGCCGGAAATCGAGGACTCGGGCGATCTTCCCGCCCGCGAGGAGGCGCACGGGGCCGGCGCCACGTGGAACCCTCGGCGCTCGCTCGGGGCGCGGCTCGTCCTGTATCTCCTCCCGGTTGCCGTCCTGCCGGCGCTCGTCTACTGGATCGTCGTCGACCGCCAGAGGGGGCGGAACGAGCAGGAGCTTCTCGACACGCTCCTCGCGGACGCCCACCGGCAGGAGGCGCATGTCCTCCACGACGAGGCCGACGCCGCCGCGCGGGCGATCGGCGACTTCGCGCGGAAACTCGAGACGATGGTCCGCCGGGCGGGCGTCGAAACGGCGCGCGCCCTCGAGGCGGGGCCCGATCCCGACCGGCCCGCGGAGGAGCTCCTGGACGAGCCGGGCGGCCCCCTCAGGTCGGCGCGCCCCGGCGTCAGCATCGCGATGGTGAGCCGCAAGGCCGGCCTGACCGCCCAGACGCGCCGCGACCTTGCCGCGACCCGCCGTCTCGAGGCGCCGTTCGTCGGCCTCGGCCTCGGGCCGGTCGACGTCTCGGCGATCGCCGTGCGGACGGCGTCGGGCGTCCTGCGCGCGGTTCCGGGGCGGCCGCTGCGGGTGAGCGGCGCGAACGTCGTCGAGCCGGATTTCACGTTCCCCTCCGAAGATACGCGCGCGCTCGCCGCCGCTCCGGCGCCGGAGGGCCCCGCGCCGGTCGCGTGGTCCGCCGTCTACGACGACCTCTTCGGGCAGTCCGGGAAGATCGTGACGGCGGCGACGCTCGTGCGCGGAGGCGACGGACGGCCCCTGGCCGAGGTCGGAGTTGACTGGGTCTTCACGCGCCTGTTCGAGTCGCCGCCGGATCCGACGCGGCCCGACGACGCGGAGATCCTCTTTTCGGAAGACGGGGCGCTGCTCCTCGCGGCGCCCCCCGGCCGCGTCGCGGACGCCGATCTCCGCGCCCTCGGCGACACCGTCCGGAAGAGCGGCGCCGCGGACCGCGAGGCCGAGATCGCGGGCCGTCGCTTTCTCGTCGCGGTGCGCCGCCTTTCCGAGCCGCGCTGGATCTACGTGAAGGTCTCGCCGCGCTCCGCGCTCGAAAGGGGGGTCCGCGCCCAGCTGGACCCGATCTTCGCGGCGGGCCGCAGGCACCGCGCAGAGCTGCGGCTCCTCTACCTCGCCGTCATTCTCGCTCTCGCGGCGGGCCTCGTCGCCGTGACCAGCGGCGCTCTCGCCCCGGTGCGGCGCGTCGCGCGCGCGGCGGACGCGCTCGCCGCGGGCCGGCCGATGGGCGACGCTCCGGGCCTCGGCCGCGCCGACGAGGTCGGCCGCCTCGCGCGCGCGCTCCGGAACCTCGAGCGCCGCATGCGCTGGCGGATGGCGTCCATGGACGGCGTCCATCGCCTCGCGCAGACCGCGGCGCTCATGACGCGGCCGGACGAGACGCTGGCCCAGCTCGCCCGGCAGATCGCGCAGCTCGTCGGCGCGACGAAGGCGTGGCTCGTTCTGTGGGACCCGGACACGCGGACCCTGGTCGGAGCCCCGCCCGGCTACGGCATCCCCGAGGACGCGCTGCGCGGCGTGCGCGCCGGCCTCGACGATCCCACCCTCGCGGTAATCGTCTTCCGCACCGGCGAGACGGTCTCCGGGAACGATCTGAGCGACCCGCGCCTGTCGCGGGCGTTCGTCGCGCGGTTGGACGTCCGCCAGAACTACGTGCTCGCGCCGCTGAAGGCCGAATCGGGGATCCTCGGCGTCCTCGGTGTGGCGGACAAGCCCGGCGGCTTCGACGCCGAGGACCAGGCCGCGATCGAGGGCTACGCGGACCAGGCCGCCCTGCTCCTGCGCAACGCGCGGCTCTACGAGGAGCTCCAGAAGAGCTACGAGCGCCTGCGCGACGCCCAGCGGAACCGCGACTACTTCCTCCAGAACGTGAACCACGAGCTGCGGACGCCGCTCACCGCCATCCTCGGCTGGAGCGAGGTCCTCGCGGAGGACCGGCCCGACAAGGAGACCGTCAAGATCGCGGTCGACCAGATCAACCGCTCGGCGCAGTTCCTGCTCGCGCTCATTTCGGACCTTCTCGACCTCTCGCGCTACGAAGAGGGCCGCACGCGCCTCGAGCCCGAGGTCGTCGACCTTGGGCCGCTCGTCGCGGGCGCGGTGGAGCCGGTATCCGTCATGGCGGAGGCGAAGGGCATCGCGATGTCCGTGGAGACTCCCGCGGAGCCGACGCCGGTGCGCCTCGACCCCATGCGGATGCGGCAGGTCCTCTGGAACCTCGTCCACAATGCCGTGAAGTTCACGCCGAAAGGCGGGCGCATCCGCGTGGAAGCGTCCGCCGGCGACGCGGGCGTCGCGTTCTCGGTCGTCGACAACGGCGTCGGTGTCGACGCGAAGGACCTCCCGTACATCTTCGAGCGCTTCCGGCAGGTGGACGGCTCGGCCACGCGCGCGTACCGCGGCATGGGGATCGGACTGGCCCTCGCGAAGGCCTACGTCGAGCTCCACGGCGGCACGATCACCGTGGAAAGCCAGCCCGGCAAAGGCACGGCGTTCCACGTCCAGATCCCGCGAGCGGCCTCGACTGGGAACACGGGACCCCAGCTTCCTCCGGCCGTCTGA
- a CDS encoding tail fiber domain-containing protein produces the protein MRKVGMAVAIALVASLRAFGAGWSVGEGGEGDPPVRHWEAPPYWRQPSAEPGREALAGRAALAGGPTALPFIALPPCRVIDTRGNAPLTGGFLPPATVRSYTVTGVCGIPASAQALSLNAVVVHPTGPGFLTLYPQGGAFPPVSTLNFLGNDVIVNAAVVPISVSGGISMALGVSGGDVILDVNGYYAPTPTVTSLNTLNGDVTLAAGTNVTLTPSGNTLTIAAAGAQGPAGPTGPIGPPGPPGPDGWALTGNAATTPGTNFLGTTDNQALELKVNGERIARYEPLHATTAINVYGSNVIAGSPLNSVAAGVGAATIAGGGVLYTDLPGDAYGSNRVESHLGSIGGGAYNVAGSSLAGSSLTASATVAGGSGNKALGGASVIGGGASNTVLVAATCGSIAGGCNNLVAGQWSAVAGGTLNSVGDGSRPSPADWAFIGGGKGNWAAGAYAAVPGGYSNIAGGDYSFAAGRRAKTRRYTESGDANGDEGSFVWADSQDADFVSTGPNQFLVRASGGIGINKSNPAAGTLDVNGPVKAFAAGGGTAGTFDGSVSVGYNLGLPATAVGGTAGVVTFAASRFLHAYGGANTFLGGDSGNFTLDAGAATGNTGIGWKALASVTTGDANTGLGSRALTATTSGASNTGVGSGALSTNTTGINNTALGATALRSNLGGSGNVGVGVNALNDNVSGGSNVAVGTGALGQAIDASDNVAMGRGALFQVNASSGAGDGNVALGSVAGTTLVKGAYNILLGWGAGISLTSGNDEILIGADVAGSESGTIRVGTPGTHKNAYLAGVFGSTVAGGAAVYVDGAGKLGTITSSRRYKDDIQDMAGDSDVVMKLRPVSFLYRADLDETRTRQYGLIAEEVAQIAPDLVVWKDSQPETVRYHLVNAMLLNEVQKSRREIVDLNARLARLEAILVEVTRTPPSVTRNQRGLVTGPAPGGAPGR, from the coding sequence ATGCGGAAGGTCGGGATGGCGGTGGCGATCGCCCTGGTGGCGAGTCTGAGGGCATTCGGGGCCGGTTGGTCGGTGGGGGAAGGGGGAGAGGGCGACCCGCCCGTACGCCACTGGGAGGCGCCTCCCTACTGGCGGCAGCCTTCGGCCGAGCCGGGGCGTGAGGCCCTCGCGGGCCGGGCGGCGCTGGCGGGCGGCCCCACGGCGCTGCCGTTCATCGCGCTGCCGCCGTGCCGTGTGATCGACACGCGGGGCAACGCGCCGTTGACGGGCGGGTTCCTGCCTCCGGCCACGGTGCGCAGCTACACGGTCACGGGCGTCTGCGGCATCCCGGCGAGCGCGCAGGCGCTGTCGCTGAACGCCGTGGTCGTGCACCCGACCGGCCCCGGTTTCCTGACGCTGTACCCGCAGGGCGGGGCGTTCCCTCCGGTGTCGACGCTGAACTTCCTCGGGAACGACGTGATCGTCAACGCGGCGGTGGTGCCGATCAGCGTCTCGGGCGGGATCTCGATGGCACTGGGCGTCTCGGGCGGGGACGTGATCCTGGACGTGAACGGCTACTACGCGCCGACGCCGACGGTCACGAGCCTGAACACGCTCAACGGTGACGTCACGCTCGCGGCGGGCACGAACGTGACGCTCACGCCGTCGGGCAACACGCTCACGATCGCGGCAGCGGGGGCACAGGGACCCGCCGGACCGACGGGGCCGATCGGGCCGCCGGGCCCGCCCGGGCCCGACGGCTGGGCGCTGACGGGCAACGCCGCCACGACGCCGGGTACGAACTTCCTCGGCACGACGGACAACCAGGCGCTGGAGCTCAAGGTGAACGGCGAGCGCATCGCGCGGTACGAGCCGCTTCACGCGACGACCGCGATCAACGTTTACGGATCGAACGTGATCGCCGGGAGCCCTTTGAACAGCGTCGCGGCCGGCGTCGGAGCGGCCACGATCGCCGGAGGCGGCGTGCTCTACACAGATTTGCCGGGCGACGCGTATGGCTCGAATCGGGTGGAGAGCCACCTTGGGTCGATTGGAGGCGGTGCGTACAACGTCGCGGGCAGCAGCCTCGCGGGCAGCAGCCTCACGGCGAGCGCCACGGTCGCCGGGGGCAGCGGGAACAAGGCGCTCGGCGGCGCGTCGGTGATCGGAGGCGGGGCCAGCAACACGGTTCTGGTCGCCGCGACGTGTGGTTCGATCGCCGGGGGGTGTAACAACCTCGTCGCCGGCCAGTGGAGTGCGGTGGCAGGCGGGACATTGAACTCTGTCGGCGATGGATCGAGGCCCTCGCCCGCCGACTGGGCGTTCATCGGCGGCGGGAAGGGCAACTGGGCGGCCGGGGCCTACGCCGCGGTTCCCGGCGGATACTCGAACATCGCCGGAGGCGACTACAGCTTCGCGGCCGGCCGCCGCGCGAAGACCCGTCGGTACACGGAATCCGGTGATGCGAACGGAGACGAAGGTTCGTTCGTCTGGGCCGACTCCCAGGATGCGGATTTCGTCTCCACGGGCCCCAATCAGTTTCTGGTCCGCGCCTCGGGCGGCATCGGGATCAACAAGAGCAACCCGGCCGCCGGGACGCTCGACGTGAACGGTCCGGTGAAAGCTTTTGCCGCCGGGGGCGGGACAGCCGGCACGTTCGACGGTTCCGTCTCCGTCGGATACAACCTCGGCCTCCCGGCTACGGCCGTCGGCGGGACGGCGGGCGTCGTGACGTTCGCGGCCTCGCGCTTCCTCCACGCCTACGGCGGCGCGAACACCTTCCTGGGAGGCGACTCGGGCAACTTCACGCTCGACGCAGGCGCCGCGACCGGCAACACGGGCATCGGCTGGAAGGCCCTCGCTTCGGTGACGACCGGCGACGCGAACACGGGCCTCGGCTCACGGGCCCTGACGGCGACGACCTCTGGCGCCTCGAACACGGGAGTCGGATCGGGCGCGCTCTCCACGAATACGACCGGAATCAACAACACGGCCCTCGGGGCGACCGCGCTCCGCTCGAACCTGGGAGGTTCGGGAAACGTCGGCGTCGGCGTGAACGCCCTGAACGACAACGTGTCGGGCGGCTCGAACGTCGCGGTCGGCACCGGGGCTCTCGGCCAGGCGATCGACGCGTCCGACAACGTCGCGATGGGACGGGGCGCACTCTTTCAGGTGAACGCAAGTTCCGGCGCCGGGGACGGAAACGTCGCCTTGGGGAGCGTGGCGGGAACCACCCTCGTTAAGGGTGCGTACAACATCCTCCTCGGTTGGGGCGCCGGGATCAGTCTCACCTCGGGGAACGACGAGATCCTCATCGGCGCGGACGTCGCCGGGAGCGAGTCGGGCACGATCCGCGTCGGCACACCGGGGACCCACAAGAACGCGTATCTGGCCGGCGTGTTTGGCTCCACGGTGGCCGGCGGGGCCGCGGTGTACGTCGACGGCGCCGGCAAGCTCGGGACGATCACCTCGTCGCGCCGTTACAAGGACGACATCCAGGACATGGCGGGCGACAGCGACGTCGTCATGAAGCTGCGGCCCGTGTCGTTTCTCTACAGGGCCGACCTCGACGAGACGCGGACGCGTCAGTACGGGCTCATCGCGGAGGAGGTTGCGCAGATCGCGCCGGACCTCGTCGTCTGGAAGGACAGCCAGCCGGAGACCGTCCGGTACCACCTCGTGAACGCGATGCTCCTGAACGAGGTGCAGAAGAGCCGCCGGGAGATCGTCGACCTGAACGCGCGCCTCGCGCGCCTCGAGGCGATCCTCGTCGAGGTGACGCGGACGCCGCCGTCGGTGACCCGGAATCAGCGCGGGCTCGTCACGGGCCCGGCGCCCGGTGGAGCGCCGGGGCGGTGA